In the Oryzias latipes chromosome 23, ASM223467v1 genome, one interval contains:
- the cbll1 gene encoding E3 ubiquitin-protein ligase Hakai: MDQSDNDLQGSDCSGTLGGLDVRRRIPIKLISKQPLRTKPQLRLPRPVGNRPCKSEPGDDEKFGFKQEDRFDCGAKAGDVFGSQRRFPQPLLWDCKLNLIGERDEVPIHFCDKCGLPIQLYGRMIPCKHVFCYDCALLHEKKGEKMCPGLSLYNCTDPVQRIEQCQRGSLYMCSIVPGCKRTYLSQRDLQAHVNHRHMRATKSSSGRQDPVHLPQAPEISDRFRVPPPHIPKNHVHLPNQMHSSHDPYSQPPPPTPHDGPPPTPSLGPETFRIATVTTRKHSNLITVPIQDDSSSSRDSHPGGPCPSQPPHHHPGDYPGQPPVVSHSHHMMAPPQQHFGPPPPISHPMQHPPQGSGTPHMVYNQAPPPMSTAPPPPPGHIMPPYINHPPPGPPPQHTGPPVNAPPPHHYNPNSMQPFPEDQGTLSPPFNQPGGLSPGMWPAPRGPPPPRMQGPPPQGQMPGPHHPDQGRYRPYYQ, translated from the exons ATGGACCAAAGCG ACAACGATCTTCAAGGAAGCGATTGCTCTGGGACCTTGGGTGGCCTGGATGTTCGGAGGCGAATCCCCATCAAATTAATTTCTAAACAGCCATTAAGGACTAAACCTCAGCTGCGCCTGCCGAGACCTGTTGGTAACAGACCCTGTAAAAGTGAACCTGGAGACGATG AAAAGTTCGGCTTCAAGCAGGAGGATCGGTTTGACTGTGGCGCTAAAGCTGGGGATGTGTTTGGAAGTCAGAGAAGATTTCCGCAGCCTCTGTTATGGGACTGTAAG CTAAATCTGATCGGTGAAAGAGATGAAGTTCCGATTCACTTCTGTGATAAATGTGGTCTCCCCATTCAACTTTATGGACGGATG ATTCCCTGCAAGCATGTTTTCTGCTATGACTGCGCTTTGCTTCATGAGAAGAAAGGCGAGAAGATGTGTCCAGG TCTCAGTCTGTATAACTGCACGGATCCAGTTCAGCGCATCGAGCAGTGCCAGCGAGGGTCCCTCTACATGTGCAGCATTGTACCAGGATGCAAGCGCACCTACTTGTCCCAGCGGGACCTCCAAGCCCACGTGAACCACCGTCACATGAGAGCCACCAAGTCCTCCTCGGGCCGCCAGGATCCTGTGCATCTGCCACAAGCACCTGAAATTTCTGATCGCTTCCGTGTGCCTCCTCCTCACATCCCTAAGAACCATGTCCACCTCCCAAACCAAATGCACAGCAGTCACGATCCCTACAGTCAGCCGCCTCCACCGACCCCCCATGACGGGcctcccccaactccatctctGGGACCAGAGACGTTTCGCATTGCCACTGTAACAACTCGTAAACACAGCAATCTCATCACAGTGCCCATTCAAGATGACTCGTCTTCATCACGGGATTCCCATCCTGGTGGGCCATGCCCCAGCCAGCCCCCGCATCACCACCCTGGAGACTATCCTGGGCAGCCGCCTGTGGTGTCACACTCTCACCACATGATGGCGCCACCTCAACAGCACTTTGGTCCACCTCCTCCTATTAGTCACCCAATGCAGCACCCCCCCCAGGGCTCTGGGACACCACACATGGTCTACAACCAGGCTCCTCCCCCCATGTCTACAGCCCCGCCTCCCCCACCAGGGCACATCATGCCCCCCTATATAAATCACCCACCTCCAGGACCTCCCCCACAGCACACCGGACCTCCTGTGAATGCCCCCCCACCTCACCACTACAACCCCAACTCCATGCAGCCGTTCCCTGAAGACCAGGGCACCCTCAGCCCTCCGTTTAACCAGCCAGGAGGACTCAGTCCTGGGATGTGGCCTGCTCCCAGGGGGCCCCCACCTCCTCGAATGCAGGGTCCACCTCCCCAGGGACAGATGCCAGGCCCCCATCACCCAGATCAGGGCCGCTATCGACCTTATTACCAGTAA